A genomic segment from Deinococcus humi encodes:
- a CDS encoding restriction endonuclease, with translation MARRKRKRKSENPLPFIIILGVAGVISAAANGFWLPLIAVIAVGAIIIWMKVQQQQSRRQKALALADLRSLDPRGLELHVAQVISALPGWTATANRGSADQGADVIASGPKGKKVAVQVKHYPTSNVGNKAVQEIVASKAIYHCEYAVVVTSGPGYTRAAQELARANRVVLWHPGDLLRLQELAKTGQVPPRELLPA, from the coding sequence ATGGCTCGACGCAAGCGTAAGCGAAAAAGTGAAAATCCCCTTCCATTCATCATCATTTTGGGGGTCGCCGGCGTTATCAGTGCGGCCGCCAATGGCTTTTGGTTGCCGCTGATCGCCGTGATTGCCGTGGGGGCCATCATCATCTGGATGAAGGTGCAGCAGCAGCAGAGCCGTCGACAGAAGGCCCTGGCGCTGGCGGACCTCCGTTCCTTGGATCCTAGAGGGCTAGAACTGCACGTCGCGCAGGTCATCTCGGCGCTGCCCGGCTGGACCGCTACCGCCAACCGGGGATCGGCGGACCAGGGCGCAGACGTGATCGCCAGCGGACCGAAGGGCAAAAAGGTGGCTGTGCAGGTCAAGCACTACCCCACCAGCAACGTCGGGAACAAGGCCGTGCAGGAGATCGTGGCGTCCAAGGCCATCTACCACTGCGAGTACGCCGTCGTGGTCACCAGTGGGCCTGGCTATACGCGCGCCGCACAGGAACTGGCCCGGGCCAACCGCGTGGTGCTGTGGCACCCTGGTGACCTGCTGCGACTTCAAGAGCTGGCGAAGACCGGGCAGGTTCCGCCAAGAGAGCTGCTCCCCGCCTGA
- a CDS encoding NADPH-dependent F420 reductase has protein sequence MRPLTAFLTFGVYSARMKIGILGAGHIGQALARLLAEAGHDVGLSNSRGPETLQDLTERLGHGIRAYSSEDAARFGELVIETVPFGHYNDLPTAQLNGKIVIDTANYYPERDGQIDLGGLSESAFMARHLGGARVVKAFNAIQAAHLESQGDVSQPLEERRAIPIASDDDEAKAVVSRLIEEIGFAPVDNGNLEQSKTQQPGTPIYGREATAAKARELLGLH, from the coding sequence GTGCGCCCCCTGACAGCTTTCCTGACGTTTGGGGTCTACAGTGCCAGGATGAAAATCGGAATCCTGGGGGCGGGACACATCGGACAGGCACTGGCCCGGCTGTTGGCTGAAGCTGGACACGACGTCGGCCTGAGCAATTCGCGCGGCCCGGAGACCCTCCAGGACCTTACTGAGCGTCTGGGCCATGGCATCCGGGCCTACAGCAGCGAGGACGCCGCCCGCTTCGGCGAACTCGTGATCGAGACGGTTCCCTTCGGCCACTACAACGACCTGCCCACCGCGCAGCTGAACGGCAAGATCGTGATCGACACCGCCAATTACTATCCTGAACGCGACGGCCAGATCGATCTTGGCGGGCTCTCGGAAAGCGCCTTCATGGCCCGTCATCTGGGTGGAGCACGGGTGGTCAAAGCGTTCAACGCGATTCAAGCCGCCCACCTGGAAAGCCAGGGAGATGTCAGTCAGCCGCTCGAGGAGCGCCGTGCGATCCCCATCGCCAGTGACGATGACGAGGCCAAAGCGGTTGTCAGCAGGCTGATCGAGGAGATCGGCTTCGCGCCGGTGGACAACGGGAACCTGGAACAGAGCAAGACCCAGCAGCCAGGCACGCCGATCTACGGCCGGGAGGCGACGGCCGCAAAGGCGCGCGAGTTGCTGGGACTCCACTGA